The proteins below are encoded in one region of Paenibacillus albus:
- the pdaA gene encoding delta-lactam-biosynthetic de-N-acetylase, translating into MRNRRALLGVTMAAMLAVLLLASSSAGAVGGPHGGPYHFGFKKSVGGALPSIKEEGFQPILEQHGAIFLGDTKQKELYLTFDNGYENGYTSRILDVLKEKGVPAIFFVTGHYVKDKPELVKRMAVEGHLIGNHSWSHPDMSVISSSQIHTELAKVKTAVAELTGQQDMVYLRPPRGIFNSRVLAVSKEQGYTSVFWSVAYRDWEPNAQKGWRYAYDNVMKQLHPGAVILLHSVSKDNTEALGQIIDSARQQGYTFKPLNELATKSY; encoded by the coding sequence ATGCGAAATCGGCGCGCCTTGCTCGGCGTAACCATGGCAGCGATGCTCGCGGTGCTGCTGCTGGCGAGTTCATCCGCAGGTGCAGTTGGCGGGCCGCATGGCGGACCGTATCATTTTGGATTCAAGAAAAGTGTAGGAGGTGCGCTGCCTTCCATTAAGGAGGAGGGGTTCCAGCCGATCCTTGAGCAGCATGGGGCGATATTTCTAGGCGATACGAAGCAGAAGGAGCTGTATTTGACCTTCGATAACGGCTATGAGAACGGCTATACGAGCCGGATTCTAGATGTGCTCAAGGAGAAGGGCGTCCCGGCGATCTTCTTCGTGACCGGTCACTATGTGAAGGACAAGCCGGAGCTGGTGAAGCGAATGGCGGTGGAAGGCCATCTGATTGGCAACCATTCCTGGAGCCATCCGGACATGAGCGTCATCTCGAGCAGCCAAATCCATACCGAGCTTGCGAAGGTGAAGACGGCGGTTGCTGAGCTAACCGGACAGCAGGATATGGTCTATCTTCGCCCGCCGAGAGGAATCTTCAACAGTCGGGTGTTGGCGGTAAGCAAAGAGCAGGGGTACACAAGCGTGTTCTGGTCAGTCGCTTACCGGGACTGGGAGCCGAATGCGCAGAAGGGCTGGCGTTATGCGTATGACAACGTAATGAAACAGCTGCATCCCGGCGCGGTCATTCTGCTGCATTCTGTCTCGAAGGACAACACGGAAGCGCTCGGCCAGATTATCGACTCAGCGAGGCAGCAGGGGTATACGTTTAAGCCGCTCAATGAGCTGGCGACGAAGAGTTACTGA
- a CDS encoding CD3324 family protein, which translates to MKYMNADVIFPAELLKEIQKYVSGGMIYVPTPEGSKKQWGENSGSKQMLERRNEEIRQQFSVGITIDELSSRYCLSCDSIKKIVYNRSKPAKVASD; encoded by the coding sequence ATGAAATATATGAACGCGGATGTTATTTTCCCGGCAGAATTGTTGAAGGAAATACAGAAGTATGTGAGCGGCGGTATGATTTATGTACCAACGCCTGAAGGCTCGAAGAAGCAATGGGGAGAAAATTCCGGCAGTAAGCAGATGCTAGAGCGCAGAAACGAAGAAATTCGGCAGCAGTTTTCCGTTGGCATCACCATAGACGAGCTTTCGTCACGCTATTGTCTCTCTTGCGATAGTATCAAAAAAATTGTCTATAACCGGAGCAAACCGGCAAAAGTCGCATCGGACTAA
- a CDS encoding pirin family protein: MITTYPASSRHSGDIGWLQFNFSFSFADYNDPNNMSFGPLRVFNEDYIQPGKGFGIHPHRDMEIVTVVISGELAHEDNTGGKEVLRVGEVQRMTAGTGILHSEVNPSSTEVANIMQLWFLPEAKGLTPSYEQKAFDQNAMVNALLPIVSKSIQGESITSIHQDLTIYLSKPEAGKTVTFNQAPDRKIYLFVIEGDITLNDSNRLNRSDAARITDVTELAITSENGGKFMLIDLP, from the coding sequence ATGATTACGACGTATCCGGCTTCTTCGCGGCATTCGGGCGATATCGGCTGGCTTCAGTTTAATTTTAGTTTCTCTTTTGCGGATTATAACGACCCGAACAACATGAGTTTTGGTCCGCTTCGGGTATTTAACGAGGATTATATTCAGCCTGGCAAAGGATTCGGCATCCATCCGCACCGCGATATGGAGATCGTCACGGTCGTGATCAGCGGCGAGCTAGCGCATGAGGATAACACGGGCGGCAAGGAAGTTCTGCGCGTAGGCGAGGTGCAGCGAATGACGGCTGGAACGGGTATCCTGCATTCCGAGGTTAATCCGTCGAGCACGGAAGTCGCGAACATCATGCAGCTCTGGTTCCTCCCAGAGGCGAAGGGACTTACGCCATCTTATGAGCAGAAGGCATTCGATCAGAACGCGATGGTGAATGCGCTATTGCCGATCGTATCGAAGAGCATCCAAGGCGAGTCGATTACTTCGATTCATCAGGACCTGACGATCTACCTTTCGAAACCGGAAGCAGGTAAGACGGTTACCTTCAACCAAGCGCCTGACCGCAAAATCTACCTTTTCGTTATTGAAGGCGACATTACGCTGAATGACTCTAATCGTCTAAACCGCAGCGATGCAGCGCGCATCACGGATGTGACCGAGCTGGCGATTACGTCTGAGAACGGCGGCAAGTTTATGCTCATCGACTTGCCATAA
- a CDS encoding DUF421 domain-containing protein codes for MNTTVETIIRSIAAFVLIMIIARIIGKQTLTQLTYHDFVTTITLGAITANLAFNTDLKSWNQIAALLTFSGIAFLIAIVSLRSRHLRKWVSGKPTIMIEDGKILEHNLRKLRFTLDTLNQELREKDIFDINQVEYAVLEMNGKLSVLKKPQFRQVTKKDLAIKTPAASHFPVELIMDGKPAITNMENSGLGMEWLNKQMRRRGLTLDDVCYAVRGTDGSVYFDLYHDQLKHPINIE; via the coding sequence ATGAACACTACGGTCGAAACCATCATCCGATCCATAGCCGCATTCGTTCTCATCATGATCATTGCGCGCATTATCGGGAAGCAAACGTTGACCCAGTTAACTTATCATGACTTCGTAACCACCATTACGCTCGGCGCCATTACAGCGAATTTGGCGTTTAACACGGATCTGAAATCGTGGAACCAAATTGCGGCCCTGCTGACGTTCAGCGGGATCGCGTTCCTCATTGCAATCGTGTCTCTGCGAAGCCGGCATCTGCGCAAATGGGTGTCCGGTAAGCCGACCATTATGATTGAGGACGGCAAAATCCTCGAGCATAACCTGCGCAAGCTGCGCTTCACGCTCGACACGCTTAATCAGGAGCTGCGGGAAAAAGATATTTTCGACATTAATCAAGTCGAGTATGCGGTGCTGGAGATGAATGGCAAGCTGTCTGTGCTGAAGAAGCCGCAATTCCGACAGGTGACCAAGAAGGATCTTGCCATTAAGACGCCGGCTGCGAGCCACTTCCCTGTCGAGCTCATTATGGACGGCAAGCCCGCTATCACCAATATGGAGAACAGCGGGCTCGGTATGGAATGGTTGAATAAGCAGATGCGGCGGCGAGGGCTAACGCTCGATGATGTGTGTTATGCCGTGCGCGGTACGGATGGTTCCGTGTACTTCGATCTGTACCACGATCAGCTCAAGCATCCAATAAACATTGAATAA
- a CDS encoding MerR family transcriptional regulator, with amino-acid sequence MMELVKSKDAAESLNVSQTTVKRWASHFPHYFQKDRFGHYIFTQKDLAMLGLIKAALENGETMDQIVLPEPEPEPKQALAAQQPMNQAMLEVAASSAAAPEETDLLARICYVERRLDQKADEVVAAQVLQHREEIDELRRMVDQLVESIETARRPASPLAEISAAAAETAAATTGLPSRKRGLFRSLFVWF; translated from the coding sequence ATGATGGAACTTGTTAAAAGCAAGGATGCAGCTGAGTCGCTGAACGTGAGCCAAACAACGGTCAAACGCTGGGCCTCCCACTTCCCGCACTACTTCCAAAAGGACCGCTTCGGACACTATATCTTCACGCAAAAGGATCTCGCCATGCTCGGACTGATCAAGGCAGCGCTCGAGAATGGCGAGACGATGGATCAAATCGTATTGCCAGAACCGGAGCCGGAACCAAAGCAAGCTCTGGCGGCACAACAGCCCATGAATCAAGCTATGCTGGAGGTCGCAGCTTCTTCGGCAGCAGCTCCCGAGGAGACCGATCTGCTGGCGCGCATCTGCTATGTTGAACGCAGGCTGGATCAGAAAGCTGACGAAGTCGTCGCCGCCCAAGTGCTGCAGCATCGCGAGGAGATAGACGAGCTGCGCCGCATGGTCGATCAGCTTGTCGAGTCGATTGAGACGGCCCGCAGGCCGGCGTCGCCACTCGCGGAGATTAGTGCCGCAGCCGCTGAAACAGCAGCCGCTACAACCGGACTGCCTTCGCGTAAGCGCGGCTTGTTCCGATCGTTATTCGTCTGGTTCTAA
- a CDS encoding DUF6953 family protein, whose amino-acid sequence MEHTAQQVAEWMIKELQEVGTLHQEQAVAHIKAQYGEHFIYVNENGNESIDKEVKKAFKKLHGGRAAWERDGFFWAWT is encoded by the coding sequence ATGGAGCATACAGCACAGCAAGTGGCGGAGTGGATGATCAAGGAGCTGCAGGAGGTAGGTACTCTGCATCAGGAGCAGGCGGTCGCGCATATTAAAGCGCAATACGGCGAGCACTTCATCTACGTGAATGAGAACGGCAACGAGTCGATCGACAAAGAAGTGAAGAAGGCATTCAAAAAGCTGCACGGCGGGCGCGCAGCTTGGGAGCGTGACGGATTCTTCTGGGCGTGGACCTAA
- a CDS encoding prohibitin family protein — translation MHVVEPNTKKVNFKPYIWLSVLIVVGLIVAFNGFATVQYGNVGLYKTFGKLNNNILAPGIHMKIPFVQSIIQVNVQVTKAETDTSASSKDLQPVSTHVAVNYAVDKAAAYKLMNNVGGSFDNVIVNPAIQEIVKEVTARYPAEDLIAKRDIVAGEVREHLTTRLAKYNLIVADINIVNFKFSDAFNQSIEAKQVAQQQALKAENDLKRVQIEAKQKIAQAQAEAESLKLKKQEVTPELVQLKQIEVQEMAVDKWDGRLPSVTGGATPFIDVNTLATSSSAASVPSASDADKAGDDTAASDSASANASTSTNTSK, via the coding sequence ATGCATGTCGTCGAACCGAATACGAAGAAAGTGAACTTTAAGCCGTATATCTGGCTCTCGGTCCTTATCGTCGTCGGCCTCATCGTCGCTTTTAACGGCTTTGCCACCGTCCAATACGGCAACGTCGGCTTGTACAAAACGTTCGGCAAACTGAATAATAACATACTGGCGCCAGGCATTCATATGAAAATCCCATTCGTACAAAGCATCATACAAGTGAACGTGCAGGTAACCAAGGCCGAGACCGATACGTCAGCTTCCTCCAAAGACCTGCAGCCGGTATCTACGCATGTCGCAGTCAACTATGCCGTTGATAAAGCCGCTGCCTATAAACTGATGAACAACGTCGGCGGCTCCTTCGATAACGTCATCGTCAATCCGGCCATTCAAGAGATTGTGAAAGAAGTGACCGCGCGTTATCCGGCGGAGGATCTGATTGCGAAGCGCGACATCGTTGCAGGCGAAGTGCGGGAGCATCTGACGACGCGGCTCGCGAAGTACAACCTCATCGTCGCCGATATTAACATCGTGAATTTCAAGTTCTCTGATGCGTTCAACCAGTCCATTGAAGCGAAGCAAGTCGCGCAGCAGCAAGCGCTGAAGGCGGAGAACGATCTCAAGCGTGTACAGATTGAAGCGAAGCAGAAGATCGCGCAAGCACAGGCCGAAGCGGAATCGCTCAAGCTGAAAAAGCAGGAAGTAACGCCGGAGCTCGTGCAGCTGAAGCAGATCGAGGTGCAGGAGATGGCGGTCGATAAGTGGGATGGCAGGCTGCCAAGCGTAACGGGCGGCGCGACGCCGTTCATTGATGTGAATACGCTGGCAACCAGCAGCAGCGCCGCGAGCGTGCCGAGCGCGAGCGACGCGGATAAGGCTGGGGATGATACAGCAGCTTCGGACAGCGCAAGCGCGAACGCGAGCACATCCACGAACACGAGCAAATAG